A window of the Nisaea acidiphila genome harbors these coding sequences:
- a CDS encoding multicopper oxidase family protein — MRNFSRRGFLETTGALGLAAAGGSLPGRALGAAPHILEARPGTARLAPAEYRSTPIWGYEGGVPGPTLRVKQGERIGRRFLNGLPQASTIHWHGIRIANAMDGVPELTQAPVEPGATFDYEFQLPDAGTYWYHPHNKTWEQLARGLYGALVVEEAETPDVDRDEVLLIDDWRLTEKAEIAENFGAMHDWSHGGRIGNWITVNGDGYWASTAKRNERLRLRLVNVANARIFSLGLKGFDGWIVALDGQPLATPQRAGRMVMAPAQRIDLIVDVTGEAGSEASIVSHERNGSYAVAAFEISESAAARRTEPVSPLPPNPVPETGPLGKARTADLLMEGGAMGGLRGATMGGRAMDMRGLVQKGKVWAFNGRADMPEEPLIAASAGETVRIRMENRTGWPHAMHLHGHHFRKVLENGGLGALRDTMLMQAEEVAEIAFVADNPGNWLLHCHMVEHSAAGMMTWIRVT, encoded by the coding sequence GTGCGGAACTTTTCACGACGTGGGTTTCTCGAAACGACCGGCGCGCTGGGCCTCGCGGCGGCCGGAGGATCCCTTCCCGGCCGCGCTCTCGGCGCCGCCCCGCACATTCTCGAAGCCCGGCCGGGAACGGCGCGCCTGGCGCCGGCGGAGTACCGGTCGACACCGATCTGGGGCTATGAGGGCGGCGTCCCGGGTCCGACGCTGCGGGTAAAGCAAGGGGAGCGGATCGGCCGGCGCTTTCTGAACGGATTACCGCAGGCTTCCACCATTCACTGGCATGGCATCAGGATCGCCAACGCCATGGATGGGGTGCCGGAACTGACCCAGGCTCCCGTCGAACCGGGCGCAACCTTCGATTACGAGTTCCAGCTGCCCGACGCCGGGACCTACTGGTACCACCCGCATAACAAGACCTGGGAGCAGCTCGCCCGCGGCCTCTATGGCGCGCTCGTTGTAGAAGAAGCGGAAACGCCCGACGTGGACCGGGACGAAGTCCTGCTCATCGACGACTGGCGCCTGACCGAAAAAGCCGAGATCGCGGAGAATTTCGGCGCCATGCACGACTGGTCCCACGGCGGGCGCATCGGGAACTGGATCACGGTGAACGGCGACGGCTACTGGGCCTCGACCGCGAAGCGGAACGAACGCCTTCGCCTCAGGCTGGTGAATGTGGCCAACGCCCGGATCTTCAGCCTCGGCCTCAAGGGTTTCGACGGCTGGATCGTCGCCCTCGACGGGCAGCCGCTGGCAACGCCTCAACGCGCGGGCCGGATGGTCATGGCGCCGGCCCAGCGGATCGACCTGATTGTCGACGTCACGGGCGAGGCCGGGAGCGAGGCCTCGATCGTCTCGCACGAGCGCAACGGAAGCTATGCGGTCGCCGCGTTCGAGATATCCGAAAGCGCGGCGGCGCGGCGCACGGAGCCAGTCTCCCCCCTTCCGCCGAACCCGGTGCCGGAAACCGGACCGCTCGGAAAGGCCCGCACCGCTGATCTCCTGATGGAAGGCGGCGCCATGGGCGGCTTGCGCGGCGCGACGATGGGCGGCCGGGCGATGGACATGCGCGGCCTCGTGCAAAAAGGCAAAGTCTGGGCCTTCAACGGCCGCGCCGACATGCCGGAAGAGCCGCTGATCGCGGCATCGGCCGGAGAAACCGTCCGGATCCGGATGGAGAACCGCACCGGTTGGCCGCATGCGATGCATCTGCACGGCCATCATTTCCGAAAAGTGCTCGAAAATGGCGGCCTCGGAGCCCTGCGCGACACGATGCTGATGCAGGCGGAGGAAGTGGCCGAGATCGCCTTCGTCGCGGACAATCCCGGGAACTGGCTGCTGCATTGTCACATGGTCGAACATTCCGCCGCGGGCATGATGACCTGGATCCGCGTCACCTGA
- a CDS encoding MATE family efflux transporter codes for MTETANDPAAETHPLLEGAIAGKLVRLALPGLLGGLMQSFLYVADGRFVGTLGPLPLAGVALVFPLFALSVMLSAGAVGGAVVAATARALGARDREGAGALVRTALILALLGGGISAVIVQLFGPAFFRLLGGEGEVLEAAIAYAGVLFPGIVVIWLFNMLASLLRGAGDMRRPAVALGIAATVHILSATVLVLGKGPIASLGIAGAALSLLLGYAAGGLYLAWRLFGPAGPDWVRFAGKIDWGQVLWVGRRGSFAGVQSVLTIAMALVVTAYMARIGPKALAGYGVGVRLELVIIPVIFAFGSACIAMAGVSLGAGERARAIRVAWTGSGFAAGFVGLIGCFLALFPALWSGLFTGDTEIAAATAQYLGIVGPAYTFFGLGLCLYFASQALNSLVWPVTGAGIRLAILLAGGAALLGEGIDARTIYLLVAAAMMAYGLFNALTLRLGPWRA; via the coding sequence ATGACAGAGACGGCGAACGATCCCGCGGCCGAAACCCATCCGCTGCTCGAAGGTGCGATCGCGGGGAAACTGGTGCGGCTGGCGCTGCCGGGGCTGCTCGGCGGACTGATGCAATCCTTCCTTTATGTCGCCGACGGGCGTTTCGTCGGCACCCTCGGGCCGCTCCCTCTCGCCGGTGTGGCGCTGGTGTTTCCGCTCTTCGCGCTCTCGGTCATGCTCTCCGCGGGCGCCGTCGGCGGCGCGGTGGTGGCGGCGACCGCGCGCGCTCTCGGTGCGCGGGACCGGGAGGGAGCGGGCGCGCTAGTGCGCACGGCCCTGATCCTGGCGCTGCTGGGCGGCGGCATCAGTGCCGTGATCGTCCAGCTATTCGGTCCGGCATTCTTCCGCCTGCTCGGCGGCGAGGGCGAGGTGCTCGAGGCCGCGATCGCCTATGCGGGCGTGCTCTTTCCCGGGATCGTGGTGATCTGGCTCTTCAACATGCTGGCGAGCCTGCTGCGCGGCGCGGGCGACATGCGGCGTCCGGCGGTCGCGCTCGGCATCGCCGCCACCGTGCATATTCTCTCCGCGACGGTCCTGGTTCTCGGCAAGGGACCGATCGCTTCTCTCGGGATCGCCGGGGCCGCGCTCTCTTTGCTGCTCGGATATGCGGCGGGAGGCCTTTATCTCGCCTGGCGCCTGTTCGGTCCCGCGGGGCCGGACTGGGTGCGGTTCGCCGGAAAGATCGACTGGGGGCAGGTGCTGTGGGTCGGGCGGCGCGGGAGCTTCGCCGGCGTGCAGTCGGTGCTGACCATCGCCATGGCGCTTGTCGTGACAGCCTATATGGCACGCATCGGTCCGAAAGCGCTGGCGGGTTACGGTGTCGGTGTTCGGCTGGAACTGGTGATCATTCCCGTCATCTTCGCTTTCGGCAGTGCCTGCATCGCCATGGCGGGCGTCAGCCTCGGCGCCGGGGAGCGGGCGCGCGCGATCCGCGTCGCCTGGACCGGCAGCGGATTTGCGGCCGGTTTCGTCGGCCTGATCGGCTGCTTCCTCGCACTCTTTCCGGCGCTCTGGAGCGGGCTTTTCACCGGCGACACCGAGATCGCCGCCGCGACCGCGCAGTACCTCGGCATCGTCGGCCCGGCCTACACCTTCTTCGGCCTCGGCCTGTGTCTATATTTCGCCAGCCAGGCCCTGAACAGTCTGGTCTGGCCGGTGACTGGGGCGGGCATCCGTCTCGCGATTTTGCTGGCGGGCGGCGCGGCGCTTCTCGGCGAGGGGATCGATGCGCGCACGATCTATCTGCTCGTTGCCGCCGCGATGATGGCATACGGTCTGTTCAATGCTTTGACGCTCAGACTCGGCCCCTGGCGCGCCTGA
- a CDS encoding P-II family nitrogen regulator, translating into MKMIIAVVKPHRLDEVRSALNEIGVHGMTAGEVKGYGRQGGHSEIYRGAEYTVNFVPKVKIEVVTSDELADRAVEAIAAAAKTGKIGDGKIFVLDVGKAVRIRTGEEGDDAL; encoded by the coding sequence ATGAAAATGATCATCGCGGTTGTAAAACCGCATCGTCTCGACGAAGTGCGCTCGGCACTCAACGAGATCGGCGTACACGGCATGACGGCCGGCGAAGTGAAGGGTTACGGCCGCCAGGGCGGCCATAGTGAAATCTATCGCGGCGCCGAGTACACGGTGAATTTCGTGCCGAAGGTAAAGATCGAGGTCGTCACCAGCGACGAGTTGGCCGACCGCGCCGTGGAGGCAATCGCCGCCGCGGCCAAGACCGGCAAGATCGGCGACGGCAAGATCTTCGTACTGGATGTCGGCAAGGCGGTGCGCATCCGCACCGGCGAGGAAGGCGACGACGCGCTCTAG
- a CDS encoding alpha/beta fold hydrolase has product MASLEISPGNNLHYEYDAPGQKGQTFVFVNALTGNTGMWQVEEIGPALRAAGYGTLCYNFRGQAESAFVPGIDLGPLTIVEDLKRVVDEVAPPNPILVGLSIGGLFAAQAYLKGAAAEGLVLINTLRKPNLRLEWINAAMVRMAATGGSQLIMEANLPMLVNPEQLAKMRPNLLKGPYQPMKEGEGLYELMKGSVSTDWDFPYEKLDVPVLLMTGTHDRVFRIEEDIAELEARIPSSSHIVFTDAGHLIPAERPARFAKELMAFAATL; this is encoded by the coding sequence ATGGCCAGTCTGGAAATCAGTCCCGGCAACAATCTCCATTACGAATACGATGCGCCCGGGCAGAAGGGGCAGACCTTCGTTTTTGTGAACGCGCTGACCGGAAATACCGGCATGTGGCAGGTGGAGGAGATCGGGCCGGCGCTCAGGGCCGCCGGATACGGGACGCTCTGCTATAATTTCAGGGGGCAGGCCGAGAGCGCGTTCGTGCCCGGCATCGACCTCGGTCCGCTGACCATCGTCGAGGATCTGAAACGGGTCGTCGACGAGGTCGCGCCGCCGAACCCGATCCTCGTGGGGCTTTCCATCGGCGGACTGTTCGCCGCGCAGGCCTATCTCAAGGGCGCGGCGGCCGAGGGGCTGGTGCTGATCAACACTCTCCGCAAGCCGAACCTGAGGCTCGAATGGATCAATGCGGCCATGGTCCGGATGGCGGCGACCGGCGGCAGCCAGCTCATCATGGAGGCGAACCTGCCCATGCTGGTCAATCCCGAACAGCTCGCCAAAATGCGTCCGAACCTGCTGAAGGGACCATACCAGCCGATGAAAGAAGGCGAGGGTCTCTACGAGCTGATGAAAGGCTCGGTCTCGACGGACTGGGACTTTCCCTATGAGAAGCTCGATGTTCCCGTGCTGCTTATGACCGGAACCCATGACCGGGTCTTCCGCATCGAAGAGGATATCGCGGAGCTGGAGGCGCGGATCCCGTCGAGTTCGCACATCGTCTTCACCGATGCGGGCCATCTCATTCCGGCGGAGCGCCCGGCGCGGTTCGCGAAGGAACTCATGGCATTCGCCGCGACGCTCTAG
- a CDS encoding dimethylarginine dimethylaminohydrolase family protein, whose amino-acid sequence MQNETGQIKRVLMKHARDAFRNQATIDAEWQALNYLGRPDFPLACDQSDRLAQILESLGCTIEWLPEDSSVGIDSIYVRDNAVVSDRGAVLCRMGKEARRPEPAALATGLEAAGTPVLGEIGGTGMVEGGDLIWLDGDMIAIADGYRTNAEGVRQLKSLLGDAVKEIVTVPLPHWNGPGDVLHLMSFISPIAPDLALVYSRMMPVFFRNWLQDRGISLVEVPDEEYDSMGCNVLAVAPRVAVMLEGNPVTRQRLEAAGVEVHTYDGSEISAKGCGGPTCLTRPLERG is encoded by the coding sequence ATGCAAAACGAAACGGGTCAGATCAAACGCGTCCTGATGAAACACGCCCGGGACGCGTTCCGAAACCAGGCGACAATCGACGCGGAATGGCAGGCGCTGAACTATCTCGGGCGGCCCGACTTCCCCTTGGCCTGCGACCAGTCCGACCGGTTGGCGCAGATTCTGGAGAGCCTCGGCTGCACGATCGAGTGGCTCCCGGAAGACTCCTCCGTCGGGATCGATTCCATCTATGTGCGCGACAACGCCGTGGTCTCCGACCGGGGCGCCGTGCTCTGCCGCATGGGCAAGGAGGCACGGCGCCCGGAACCGGCGGCGCTCGCGACCGGTCTCGAGGCAGCGGGCACGCCCGTTCTGGGAGAGATCGGCGGCACCGGCATGGTGGAAGGCGGCGACCTGATCTGGCTCGACGGCGACATGATCGCCATCGCGGACGGCTACCGCACCAATGCGGAGGGCGTGCGTCAGCTGAAATCGTTGCTGGGCGACGCGGTAAAGGAGATCGTGACCGTCCCGCTGCCGCATTGGAACGGCCCGGGCGACGTACTGCATCTGATGTCCTTCATCAGCCCGATCGCGCCGGATCTCGCCTTGGTCTACTCCCGCATGATGCCGGTCTTCTTCCGCAACTGGCTGCAGGATCGCGGCATCTCGCTGGTCGAGGTTCCGGACGAGGAATATGACAGCATGGGCTGCAACGTCCTCGCGGTCGCGCCGCGCGTGGCGGTGATGCTGGAGGGAAATCCGGTGACGCGGCAACGGCTCGAAGCCGCCGGGGTCGAGGTCCATACCTATGACGGATCGGAGATTTCCGCGAAGGGCTGCGGCGGCCCGACCTGCCTCACCCGGCCGCTCGAACGCGGCTGA
- a CDS encoding SulP family inorganic anion transporter, with protein sequence MTSSTVPSPAETGPSFREAFTPKLVTVLREGYGLANLRADAMAGLTVAIVALPLSMAIAIASGATPAQGLYTAIFGGFLVSALGGSRFQIGGPAGAFIVLVAATVQAHGMDGLILATMLSGLMLAAIGFLQLGTYIKFIPYPVTVGFTAGIAVIIFASQIKELLGLSLSAPEPGPLLEKLPALWSDLPTADPATMLLAGATILVILGLKRWKPNWPGMLIAVAGTALVTTFFDLPVATIASKFGGVPSSIPLPSLPEIDAAKIQAVLPNAVAFALLGSIESLLSAVVADGMTGRRHRSNCELVAQGAANIVSGLFSGICVTGTIARTATNVRAGAHGPLSGMMHALFLLGFVLLAAQLAGYIPLASLAGVLALVAWNMVEKHAFANLIRASRGDAAVLLATFLLTIFRDLTEAIIVGFALGSVLFIHRMSKTTAIETDRPFVAEDAADDAEGGRHPYEEERENDPDIVIYRISGVFFFGAAASIGSVLDRIADTYRALVIDFSAVPFLDSTAANTIEVLAHKAERKGVAVYLTGTTEESRHDLVAQGLQPPLVRYEANIGAAVRDARASRRMP encoded by the coding sequence ATGACCAGCAGCACCGTCCCCTCGCCCGCCGAGACCGGGCCGTCTTTCCGCGAGGCCTTCACGCCGAAGCTGGTGACGGTTCTGCGCGAGGGTTACGGACTCGCCAATCTGCGCGCCGACGCCATGGCCGGGCTGACCGTCGCCATCGTCGCCCTGCCGCTTTCCATGGCCATCGCCATCGCCTCCGGCGCCACTCCGGCCCAGGGCCTCTATACCGCGATCTTCGGCGGATTTCTGGTCTCGGCGCTCGGCGGCAGCCGGTTCCAGATCGGCGGCCCGGCGGGCGCCTTCATCGTACTGGTCGCAGCGACCGTGCAGGCGCATGGCATGGACGGGCTGATCCTGGCCACGATGCTTTCGGGGCTGATGCTGGCGGCCATCGGGTTCCTGCAGCTCGGGACCTATATCAAGTTCATCCCCTATCCGGTCACGGTCGGCTTCACCGCCGGCATCGCGGTCATCATCTTCGCGAGCCAGATCAAGGAGCTGCTCGGCCTGTCCCTTTCCGCGCCCGAACCCGGCCCGTTGCTGGAAAAACTGCCCGCGCTCTGGAGCGACCTGCCGACCGCGGATCCGGCGACCATGCTTCTCGCCGGCGCGACGATCCTCGTCATTCTGGGCCTGAAACGCTGGAAGCCGAACTGGCCCGGCATGCTGATCGCGGTCGCCGGCACCGCGCTCGTGACGACGTTCTTCGATCTGCCGGTCGCGACGATCGCCTCCAAGTTCGGCGGAGTCCCGAGCTCGATCCCACTCCCGTCGCTGCCGGAAATCGATGCGGCAAAGATCCAGGCCGTTCTGCCCAATGCCGTTGCCTTCGCCCTGCTCGGCTCCATCGAATCCCTGCTCTCCGCCGTCGTCGCGGACGGCATGACCGGCCGGCGGCACCGCTCGAACTGCGAACTGGTCGCCCAGGGCGCGGCGAATATCGTCTCCGGACTGTTTTCCGGCATCTGCGTGACCGGCACCATCGCGCGCACGGCAACCAATGTCCGCGCCGGAGCCCACGGGCCGCTCTCGGGCATGATGCATGCGCTGTTCCTGCTCGGTTTCGTCCTGCTCGCGGCACAGCTGGCGGGCTATATCCCGCTCGCCAGCCTCGCCGGCGTGCTCGCGCTGGTCGCCTGGAACATGGTCGAGAAACACGCTTTCGCGAACCTGATCCGGGCCTCGCGCGGAGATGCCGCTGTCCTGCTGGCGACCTTCCTGCTGACCATCTTCCGCGACCTCACCGAGGCGATCATCGTCGGCTTCGCACTCGGCTCGGTGCTGTTCATCCACCGCATGTCGAAGACCACGGCGATCGAGACAGACCGGCCTTTCGTCGCGGAGGACGCGGCGGACGACGCCGAGGGCGGGCGGCATCCATACGAGGAAGAACGGGAAAACGATCCGGACATCGTGATCTACCGGATCTCGGGCGTGTTCTTTTTCGGCGCGGCGGCCTCCATCGGCTCCGTGCTCGACCGTATCGCCGACACGTATCGCGCGCTGGTGATCGATTTCTCCGCGGTCCCCTTTCTCGACTCGACAGCCGCCAACACCATCGAGGTTCTGGCGCACAAGGCCGAGCGGAAAGGCGTTGCGGTTTACCTCACCGGAACGACAGAGGAGTCGCGGCACGATCTCGTCGCCCAGGGTCTCCAGCCCCCGCTCGTGCGTTACGAGGCGAATATCGGTGCCGCGGTTAGGGACGCTAGAGCGTCGCGGCGAATGCCATGA
- a CDS encoding AEC family transporter, which produces MQILFDIVLPVFGTLFIAFFSARAGIVPPKVAEGLAGFVFTFAVPSLLFDNIVRHPLPDPIEWNYLISFFGAAYLVWLIAMAVSRFLFRRDFAHASMAGMSAAFGNTMLGLPLVLNTFGETGVLPIFLIIAFHSWQFFGLATILLESSRRQKGAISALPLTIAKSLATNPIIIGLLAGLLCNLGSVPVPKPVTDITGFLGQAAMPSAVFVMGASLAKFRMAGAIREAVAACVLKLLLFPALTYVIATHVFDMQPLWRDVAVVIAALPVGINVFLFADRYEAGAPVAATAMLLSTFLSFGTIAAVLYLLGVR; this is translated from the coding sequence ATGCAAATCCTTTTCGATATCGTGTTGCCGGTCTTCGGCACGCTGTTCATTGCCTTTTTCTCCGCCCGCGCCGGGATCGTGCCGCCCAAGGTCGCCGAGGGTCTGGCGGGCTTCGTCTTCACCTTCGCGGTCCCGTCGCTGCTGTTCGACAATATCGTCCGCCATCCGCTGCCGGACCCGATCGAGTGGAACTACCTGATCTCCTTTTTCGGCGCGGCCTATCTCGTCTGGCTGATCGCCATGGCGGTCTCGCGCTTCCTGTTCCGCCGCGATTTCGCCCATGCCTCCATGGCCGGGATGAGCGCCGCCTTCGGCAACACCATGCTCGGCCTGCCGTTGGTGCTGAATACCTTCGGCGAAACCGGAGTGCTGCCTATCTTCCTGATCATCGCCTTCCATTCCTGGCAGTTCTTCGGCTTGGCGACGATCCTGCTCGAGAGCAGCCGGCGGCAGAAAGGCGCGATCTCCGCGCTCCCGCTCACCATCGCGAAGAGCCTCGCGACGAACCCGATCATCATCGGCCTCCTCGCCGGTCTGCTCTGCAACCTGGGCTCCGTCCCGGTGCCGAAACCGGTGACCGACATCACCGGCTTCCTCGGGCAAGCCGCCATGCCGAGCGCGGTCTTCGTCATGGGCGCCTCGCTCGCCAAGTTCCGCATGGCGGGTGCCATCCGGGAGGCCGTGGCGGCCTGCGTCCTGAAACTGCTGCTCTTTCCCGCGCTGACTTACGTCATCGCCACCCACGTCTTCGACATGCAGCCGCTCTGGCGCGACGTCGCCGTGGTGATCGCGGCCCTGCCGGTCGGCATCAACGTCTTCCTCTTCGCCGACCGCTACGAAGCCGGCGCGCCGGTCGCGGCAACGGCGATGCTGCTCTCGACCTTCCTCTCCTTCGGCACCATTGCGGCGGTGCTCTACCTGCTTGGAGTGCGCTAG
- a CDS encoding AEC family transporter encodes MEILIDIVLPVFGTVFIAYAAARVGWFPEAAVDNLSKFVFNFAIPPMLFHTMARQTLPDPIEWEFLISFFGAGYAVWMLGMLISLWWFRRDFAHASLAGMTGAFGNTVLLGIPLILTTFGDAGTLPVFLIIAFHSWQFFAVVTILVEGGRGQKGALAGIPWAIVKSLVTNPILVGMLAGLAWNIFSLPLPKPVADITEFMGRAALPCAVFAMGASLARYRIRGAIWEALVGSALKLVAFPAITYVLATHIFSMDPLWRDVAVIVAALPVGVNVYLFADRYDAGTPAAATSMLVSTFLSFGTIAFVLHFLGVR; translated from the coding sequence ATGGAAATCCTGATCGACATCGTCCTGCCGGTCTTCGGCACCGTCTTCATCGCCTACGCCGCCGCCCGCGTCGGCTGGTTTCCGGAAGCCGCCGTCGACAATCTTTCGAAGTTCGTCTTCAACTTCGCCATTCCCCCGATGCTGTTCCACACCATGGCGCGGCAGACGCTGCCGGATCCGATCGAGTGGGAGTTCCTGATCTCCTTCTTCGGTGCCGGATACGCGGTCTGGATGCTCGGCATGCTGATCTCATTGTGGTGGTTCAGGCGCGACTTCGCTCATGCTTCGTTGGCAGGGATGACGGGCGCCTTCGGCAACACGGTGCTGCTCGGCATCCCGCTGATCCTGACCACTTTCGGCGACGCGGGGACGCTGCCGGTCTTCCTGATCATCGCCTTCCATTCCTGGCAGTTCTTCGCCGTCGTCACGATCCTGGTGGAAGGCGGCCGGGGCCAGAAAGGCGCGCTCGCGGGCATTCCGTGGGCCATCGTGAAGAGCCTTGTCACCAACCCGATCCTCGTGGGCATGCTCGCCGGTCTCGCCTGGAACATCTTTTCGCTGCCGCTGCCGAAGCCGGTGGCGGACATCACCGAATTCATGGGGCGCGCCGCCCTGCCCTGCGCGGTTTTCGCCATGGGCGCGTCGCTCGCGCGTTACCGGATCCGGGGGGCGATCTGGGAAGCGCTGGTCGGCAGCGCCCTGAAACTCGTCGCCTTCCCCGCGATCACCTACGTGCTCGCCACCCATATCTTCTCGATGGATCCGCTCTGGCGCGACGTTGCCGTGATCGTCGCGGCCCTGCCCGTCGGGGTGAATGTCTACCTCTTCGCCGACCGCTACGATGCCGGCACTCCGGCGGCGGCGACCTCGATGCTGGTCTCGACCTTCCTCTCTTTCGGCACGATTGCCTTCGTTCTGCATTTCCTTGGCGTGCGTTAG
- a CDS encoding HAD family hydrolase, which yields MECDLVIFDCDGVLVDSEAIANRCTAEAITAAGVPIEAEEALKRFLGGKLTFIQKDVEAMIGRELGDDWVPNIYAKQFRLYRKELRAIPGIDSALSRISDAGLKICVGSNGPVEKMDVTLGVTNLKRHFGGRIFSADMVGIPKPEPDLYLYCAERMGVAPERCVVVEDSPVGARAGIAAGMRVFGYHAAHGPDGLAAVGVHKLFDNMSDLPGLLGIETPDIPSREAG from the coding sequence ATGGAATGCGATCTCGTCATCTTCGATTGCGACGGCGTATTGGTCGACAGTGAGGCCATTGCCAATCGCTGTACCGCCGAGGCGATCACCGCGGCCGGCGTGCCGATCGAGGCTGAGGAGGCGCTGAAGCGGTTTCTCGGCGGCAAGCTGACCTTCATCCAGAAAGACGTCGAGGCGATGATCGGTCGGGAGCTCGGCGACGACTGGGTTCCGAACATCTATGCCAAGCAGTTCAGGCTCTACCGGAAAGAGCTGCGCGCGATTCCCGGTATCGACAGCGCGCTGAGCCGGATTTCCGACGCCGGATTGAAGATCTGCGTCGGAAGCAACGGCCCGGTCGAAAAGATGGACGTCACCCTCGGCGTGACCAATCTGAAGCGCCATTTCGGCGGGCGGATCTTCTCCGCCGACATGGTTGGGATTCCGAAACCGGAACCGGATCTCTACCTCTATTGCGCGGAACGCATGGGCGTCGCGCCCGAGCGGTGCGTCGTCGTGGAGGACAGCCCGGTCGGGGCGCGGGCCGGGATCGCAGCCGGGATGCGCGTCTTCGGCTATCACGCCGCGCACGGCCCGGACGGTCTTGCCGCGGTCGGGGTGCACAAGCTCTTCGACAATATGAGCGATCTGCCGGGCCTGCTCGGCATCGAGACCCCGGATATTCCCTCCCGCGAAGCCGGCTGA
- a CDS encoding ammonium transporter has product MTHFRRRAAFGFTAAVAFGSGIGEARAEDALSGGDTAWILTATALVLFMTLPGLALFYGGLVRARNVLSVLMHCFAIACVASIAWLVVVYSLSFDDGGAQQAWIGGLGKVFLDGVGPESMSGTIPETVFFMFQMTFAIITPALIVGAYPERIRFGAVVAFSLVWLVLVYAPACHWVWGGGWLADMGVMDFAGGIVVHVTAGVSALVLSVVLGPRRGFPHEIRPPHSPGMVVTGAAMLWVGWFGFNAGSALAADGNAGMAMTVTHISAAVASLVWAFVEYLRFGKPSVIGIVTGMVAGLASITPASGFVGPMGAIVIGIVSGVVCQYFTTWIKFRIKIDDSLDVFAVHGVGGIIGTILVAVFAAPAFGGLGLAEGVSISDQLQVQLIGIVAVAVWSGVITWILAQIIARTIGLRVSEESEIEGLDIIAHGERGYDLT; this is encoded by the coding sequence ATGACACATTTTCGAAGGCGCGCCGCCTTCGGCTTCACCGCTGCCGTCGCCTTCGGGTCCGGCATCGGCGAGGCCAGGGCGGAGGATGCTTTGAGCGGCGGGGATACGGCCTGGATCCTGACGGCGACCGCGCTCGTGCTCTTCATGACCCTGCCGGGTCTGGCGCTGTTCTATGGCGGACTGGTCCGTGCCCGGAACGTGCTTTCCGTCCTGATGCATTGTTTCGCGATCGCCTGCGTCGCGTCCATCGCATGGCTGGTCGTCGTCTACAGTCTGTCTTTTGATGACGGCGGCGCGCAGCAGGCCTGGATCGGCGGCCTCGGCAAGGTCTTCCTCGACGGCGTCGGCCCGGAAAGCATGTCCGGAACGATCCCGGAAACCGTCTTCTTCATGTTCCAGATGACCTTCGCGATCATCACCCCGGCGCTCATCGTCGGCGCCTATCCGGAGCGTATCCGCTTCGGCGCGGTGGTCGCCTTCAGCCTGGTCTGGCTGGTTCTCGTCTACGCACCGGCCTGCCACTGGGTCTGGGGCGGCGGATGGCTCGCGGATATGGGCGTAATGGATTTCGCGGGCGGCATCGTCGTCCACGTAACCGCAGGCGTCTCCGCTCTCGTTCTCTCCGTCGTCCTCGGCCCGCGCCGCGGCTTCCCGCACGAGATCCGTCCGCCGCACAGCCCTGGCATGGTGGTGACCGGCGCGGCCATGCTCTGGGTCGGCTGGTTCGGCTTCAACGCGGGCTCTGCGCTCGCGGCCGACGGCAATGCGGGCATGGCGATGACCGTCACCCATATCTCGGCGGCCGTCGCCTCGCTGGTCTGGGCCTTCGTCGAATATCTGCGCTTCGGCAAGCCGAGCGTGATCGGTATCGTCACCGGCATGGTCGCCGGTCTCGCCTCGATCACACCCGCATCCGGCTTCGTCGGACCGATGGGGGCGATCGTCATCGGGATCGTTTCCGGCGTGGTCTGCCAGTACTTCACGACCTGGATCAAGTTCCGCATCAAGATCGACGATTCACTCGATGTCTTTGCGGTTCACGGCGTTGGAGGCATTATTGGCACAATACTGGTCGCGGTGTTCGCCGCTCCGGCCTTCGGCGGTCTCGGTCTTGCCGAGGGTGTGTCGATCTCGGATCAGCTCCAAGTGCAGTTGATCGGGATCGTCGCCGTCGCGGTCTGGTCAGGTGTGATCACCTGGATCCTGGCCCAGATCATCGCGCGGACAATCGGCCTGCGCGTAAGCGAGGAAAGCGAAATCGAAGGTCTCGATATCATCGCGCACGGCGAGCGCGGCTATGACCTGACCTGA